The following proteins come from a genomic window of Halobaculum sp. MBLA0147:
- a CDS encoding ABC transporter ATP-binding protein — protein sequence MTEEPIVSVRNLKKHYPIKKGILNRQVGAAKAVDGISFDIQPGETLGLVGESGCGKSTAASSIIRLEDPTDGEVIFNGGGRGGKSRNADGTHPNDITEFDDQELKRFRRDAQMIFQDPSSSFDPRMKVGKSVAELLEVHGMTDRHRRRAIVEDLLERVGLMASDYDRYPHEFSGGQKQRIALARALVLNPDFIVADEPVSALDVSIRAEILSLINEIQEEFGLSMLFISHDMSVIREVCDRVAVMYLGEIVELGPTDQVFADPQHPYTEALLSAIPQPDPRAGRENIELNGTVPSPTAPPDGCRFHTRCHRVIMPDEYDLDQEDWRALLTFRDKVRTGEIDVESTRAGLAAESESAEAVSDEAVETEIREEFELPTSADDPTVAEALDETFEQLLADDQPGAAETMMQFSTPCEETNPEYTDHGDDHKSACLLHDRAGEQDLQTAPADD from the coding sequence ATGACTGAGGAACCGATCGTCTCCGTGCGGAACCTGAAGAAGCACTACCCGATCAAGAAGGGGATCCTCAACCGGCAGGTCGGCGCGGCGAAGGCGGTCGACGGAATCTCCTTCGACATCCAGCCGGGCGAGACGCTCGGGCTCGTCGGCGAGTCCGGGTGTGGGAAGTCGACGGCGGCCTCCTCGATCATCCGCCTGGAGGACCCGACCGACGGGGAAGTGATCTTCAACGGCGGCGGTCGCGGCGGCAAGAGTCGCAACGCCGACGGCACGCACCCGAACGACATCACGGAGTTCGACGACCAGGAACTGAAGCGGTTCCGTCGGGACGCACAGATGATCTTCCAGGACCCGTCGTCGAGTTTCGACCCACGGATGAAGGTCGGGAAGTCGGTGGCGGAGCTGCTGGAGGTCCACGGGATGACCGACAGACACCGTCGCCGAGCCATCGTCGAGGACCTGCTGGAGCGGGTCGGACTGATGGCGAGCGACTACGACCGGTACCCTCACGAGTTCTCCGGCGGGCAGAAACAGCGTATCGCGCTGGCTCGGGCACTCGTGTTGAACCCGGACTTCATCGTGGCGGACGAGCCCGTGTCCGCGCTGGACGTGTCGATCCGCGCGGAGATCCTTTCTCTCATCAACGAGATTCAAGAGGAGTTCGGGCTGTCGATGCTGTTCATCAGCCACGACATGTCGGTCATCCGCGAGGTGTGTGACAGGGTCGCGGTGATGTACCTCGGCGAGATCGTCGAGTTGGGGCCGACCGACCAGGTGTTCGCGGACCCACAGCACCCGTACACGGAGGCGCTGCTGTCGGCGATTCCCCAGCCCGATCCGCGTGCCGGTCGCGAGAACATCGAGTTGAACGGGACGGTCCCGAGTCCGACGGCGCCGCCGGACGGCTGTCGGTTCCACACCCGGTGTCACCGCGTCATCATGCCCGACGAGTACGATTTGGACCAGGAGGACTGGCGGGCGCTGTTGACGTTCCGCGACAAGGTCCGAACGGGCGAGATCGACGTCGAGAGCACCCGTGCGGGGCTGGCCGCGGAGAGCGAGAGCGCCGAGGCGGTGTCCGACGAGGCCGTCGAGACGGAGATCCGCGAGGAGTTCGAGCTCCCGACGAGCGCCGACGACCCGACGGTCGCCGAGGCACTCGACGAGACGTTCGAGCAGTTGCTCGCGGACGACCAGCCCGGGGCCGCGGAGACGATGATGCAGTTCTCGACGCCGTGTGAGGAGACGAACCCCGAGTACACCGATCACGGCGACGACCACAAGTCGGCGTGTCTCCTCCACGACCGCGCCGGCGAACAGGACCTGCAGACGGCACCCGCAGACGACTGA
- a CDS encoding NAD(P)/FAD-dependent oxidoreductase, giving the protein MTRIGVIGAGAASAAAVFQLATSGVDAEVTVLEKSGGLCGRAATRRHEALTYDYGANYVKSADDRVVDLLTERLDDEGLVDASEPIYTFDAEGDVSPGRDADDHKWSYEAGLTQIAKRLFGRTDATVHRRTRVETIGHDAEAETWSLVDTDGDRHGPFDVLLANPPAPQTAELLETAEWDSPARERLVDAASDVSYRTIWTAVLHYEFPLDVPYYGLVDTTKEHAVGWISREECKAGHVPDGESLLIVQANHEWSVEHYDDDPDENVDRLADHAADIVGDDRLRDPDWTDNQGWRYALPEDELPTAAREAAEEEGLWVLGDWVGGEARLHTALRNGLETGDRLADRL; this is encoded by the coding sequence GTGACACGAATCGGAGTCATCGGAGCCGGCGCGGCGTCCGCGGCGGCAGTGTTCCAACTCGCAACGTCGGGTGTCGACGCCGAGGTGACGGTGTTGGAGAAGTCTGGCGGCCTGTGTGGGCGTGCGGCCACGCGCCGGCACGAGGCGTTGACCTACGACTACGGCGCGAACTACGTGAAGTCCGCCGACGACCGCGTCGTCGACCTGTTGACCGAGCGCCTCGACGACGAAGGGCTGGTGGACGCGAGCGAACCAATCTACACATTCGACGCCGAGGGCGACGTCTCGCCGGGGCGCGACGCCGACGACCACAAGTGGTCCTACGAGGCCGGACTCACACAGATCGCCAAGCGACTGTTCGGCCGGACGGACGCGACGGTCCACCGGCGAACGCGCGTCGAGACGATCGGACACGACGCCGAGGCGGAGACGTGGTCGCTGGTCGACACCGACGGAGACCGACACGGCCCGTTCGACGTGCTGTTGGCGAACCCGCCCGCACCTCAGACTGCCGAACTGCTGGAGACGGCCGAGTGGGACTCGCCGGCTCGCGAGCGACTCGTCGACGCCGCGAGCGACGTGTCCTACCGGACGATCTGGACCGCGGTGCTCCACTACGAGTTCCCACTGGACGTGCCGTACTACGGGCTCGTCGACACGACGAAAGAGCACGCGGTCGGCTGGATCTCCCGCGAGGAGTGTAAGGCGGGCCACGTCCCCGATGGCGAGTCGCTGTTGATCGTCCAGGCGAACCACGAGTGGTCTGTCGAGCACTACGACGACGACCCCGACGAGAACGTCGACCGGCTCGCGGATCACGCCGCCGACATCGTCGGCGACGACCGACTCCGAGACCCCGACTGGACCGACAACCAAGGGTGGCGCTACGCGCTGCCGGAGGACGAACTCCCGACTGCGGCCCGCGAGGCCGCCGAAGAGGAGGGGCTGTGGGTACTGGGCGACTGGGTCGGCGGCGAGGCACGACTCCACACGGCGCTGCGCAATGGGTTAGAGACGGGAGACCGGCTGGCGGACCGTCTCTGA
- a CDS encoding acyl-CoA thioesterase: protein MPSVSDTYIENRERVQPDDANNYGSAHGGNVVKWMDEVGALSAMRLAGTTCVTARIDSLSFERPIPQGDTCVVESYAYATGRTSVRVRLRAFRESPRTGEREQTTDSYFVFVAVDDEMLPTEVPELTVEGERCRALRDEALAGEESN, encoded by the coding sequence GTGCCGAGTGTCAGCGACACCTACATCGAGAACAGAGAGCGCGTCCAGCCGGACGACGCGAACAACTACGGCTCCGCACACGGGGGCAACGTCGTCAAGTGGATGGACGAGGTGGGGGCGCTGTCGGCGATGCGACTCGCCGGCACGACCTGTGTCACGGCCCGGATCGACAGTCTGAGCTTCGAACGGCCGATCCCGCAGGGAGACACCTGTGTCGTCGAGTCGTACGCCTACGCCACCGGGCGGACGAGCGTCCGCGTCCGTCTCCGGGCGTTCCGCGAGTCGCCCCGTACCGGCGAGCGCGAACAGACGACGGACTCGTACTTCGTCTTCGTCGCCGTCGACGACGAGATGCTCCCGACGGAGGTCCCCGAGTTGACCGTCGAGGGGGAACGCTGTCGTGCCCTCCGCGACGAGGCGCTCGCCGGCGAGGAGTCGAACTGA